From Chloracidobacterium sp., the proteins below share one genomic window:
- a CDS encoding deoxyhypusine synthase family protein, which yields MTEQPITNFIKHHFRHFNAAALAEAAEAYRRHLAAGGKMMITLAGAMSTAELGLSLAEMIRQDKVHAISCTGANLEEDVFNLVAHKFYERIPHYRDLTPQDEKALLDRRLNRVTDTCIPEGEAMRRIESFILEEWIASDARGERLFPHEFFWRILDNPKLQACYQIDPKDSWLLAAKEKKLPIFVPGWEDSTLGNMYAGHCISGEIKNVHTVRTGIEYMIELADWYTEASATASIGFFQIGGGIAGDFPICVVPMLHQDLRRENVPVWGYFCQISDSTTSYGSYSGAVPNEKITWGKLGVETPKFIIESDASIVAPLVFAYVLGW from the coding sequence GTGACCGAGCAACCAATTACGAACTTTATCAAGCATCATTTTCGTCATTTCAATGCGGCGGCGTTAGCGGAGGCCGCCGAGGCTTACCGGCGGCATCTGGCGGCAGGGGGAAAGATGATGATCACGCTGGCCGGCGCAATGAGTACAGCCGAGTTAGGCCTTTCTCTCGCCGAAATGATTCGGCAGGACAAAGTTCATGCGATTTCCTGCACCGGTGCGAACTTGGAGGAAGACGTCTTCAACCTGGTAGCGCATAAGTTTTACGAGCGCATTCCGCACTACCGCGACTTGACACCTCAGGACGAAAAGGCGTTGTTGGACCGGCGTCTCAACCGTGTCACCGACACTTGCATTCCCGAAGGCGAGGCGATGCGCCGGATTGAGTCGTTCATTCTCGAAGAGTGGATAGCCTCGGATGCGCGCGGGGAACGGCTCTTCCCACACGAGTTTTTCTGGCGGATTCTCGACAATCCCAAACTTCAAGCCTGCTACCAGATTGATCCCAAGGACAGTTGGCTGCTAGCGGCAAAGGAGAAAAAGCTGCCGATATTTGTGCCGGGCTGGGAGGATTCAACGCTGGGCAATATGTACGCCGGACACTGCATCAGCGGTGAAATCAAAAACGTCCACACCGTCCGCACCGGCATTGAGTACATGATTGAGCTGGCCGACTGGTACACGGAAGCAAGCGCAACAGCTTCGATTGGATTCTTCCAGATTGGCGGCGGCATTGCGGGAGATTTCCCCATTTGCGTCGTACCGATGCTGCATCAAGATTTACGGCGGGAAAACGTGCCAGTCTGGGGGTATTTCTGTCAGATTAGCGATTCAACCACATCGTACGGGTCTTACTCCGGAGCCGTGCCGAACGAGAAGATCACGTGGGGTAAGCTGGGCGTCGAGACGCCGAAGTTCATCATCGAGTCAGACGCCTCGATTGTTGCGCCGCTGGTGTTTGCCTACGTTTTGGGCTGGTAA
- a CDS encoding pyroglutamyl-peptidase I, translating to MIKLLVTGFEPFATFSVNPTQTLALTADAPEGVHLTRLILPVVAGECAARLLRAIEDEQPTAVVSLGLAAGRKAVSLERIAVNCDDFQTPDNAGNLRRDALIAPNGPPALWTTLPIRRMEAALQNERIPVEISYSAGTYVCNHLFYAVQYELLRRGVPCRYGFVHLPPTPDMEAHGLPLTTQRRAVTRLLETLRDTDESDVWPLPEVTQTRHLPTTPAWPP from the coding sequence ATGATCAAGCTGCTGGTGACGGGCTTTGAGCCATTTGCGACGTTTTCCGTCAATCCGACCCAGACGCTTGCCCTGACAGCCGACGCGCCGGAGGGCGTCCACCTAACGCGGCTCATACTACCGGTTGTGGCCGGCGAGTGCGCCGCACGACTGCTGCGCGCCATTGAGGACGAACAACCGACGGCGGTGGTGTCGCTCGGACTGGCTGCTGGCCGCAAGGCGGTTTCTCTCGAACGAATCGCCGTCAACTGCGATGACTTCCAAACGCCTGACAACGCTGGAAACCTGCGCCGCGACGCCCTCATCGCCCCGAACGGGCCCCCTGCCCTGTGGACGACGCTCCCCATCCGCCGCATGGAAGCCGCGCTCCAAAACGAGCGGATTCCGGTTGAGATTTCCTATTCTGCCGGGACGTACGTGTGCAACCACCTTTTCTACGCCGTTCAGTACGAACTGCTTCGGCGGGGCGTCCCATGCCGCTACGGGTTTGTCCACTTGCCACCGACGCCGGATATGGAGGCGCACGGACTACCGCTGACAACGCAACGCCGCGCCGTCACGCGGTTGCTTGAGACGTTGCGGGATACAGACGAAAGCGACGTATGGCCCTTGCCTGAGGTGACACAAACGCGCCATCTTCCGACCACCCCAGCGTGGCCTCCATAA
- a CDS encoding RDD family protein: MSWRVVVQGQTYETNLEELQQWVREGRILPDDQVFQPGVGWCAAGQLPELQRWFPPGVLTPLPPSAFGIAPPPSSSAALPYAPPTLPPSLNPTPYAPLSDPYAPAYGQIGVYPPALTVPLGVPAGVGKRFLGALVDSFLAFLCALPGLFIYLSAVLASDHGEAPGGRAAGGYLLIYFGAFAYSLLCAYLTSRSGGSPGKKLLGMVVLREDGQYLSFGMALLREVLKNVFSNICFLLNAWLLVDPQRQQLYDKVVRANVYEAS; the protein is encoded by the coding sequence ATGAGTTGGCGTGTTGTTGTTCAGGGACAAACTTACGAAACCAACCTCGAAGAACTGCAGCAATGGGTGCGAGAAGGACGCATTCTTCCCGACGATCAAGTGTTTCAGCCGGGCGTTGGGTGGTGCGCCGCTGGACAGCTCCCAGAACTCCAGCGTTGGTTTCCGCCCGGAGTGTTGACGCCTCTGCCGCCCAGCGCGTTTGGTATCGCTCCGCCGCCGTCATCCTCTGCCGCCTTGCCCTATGCGCCGCCGACGCTCCCGCCTAGTCTGAATCCAACCCCTTATGCGCCGCTATCCGACCCTTACGCCCCGGCCTATGGGCAGATTGGAGTCTATCCGCCTGCCCTGACAGTACCGTTGGGTGTTCCAGCCGGCGTTGGGAAACGCTTCCTTGGGGCGTTAGTGGACAGTTTCCTAGCGTTTTTGTGCGCTTTGCCAGGACTTTTCATATACCTTAGCGCCGTCTTAGCCTCTGATCATGGCGAAGCACCGGGTGGGCGGGCGGCTGGGGGGTATCTGCTGATATACTTCGGCGCTTTTGCCTACAGCTTGCTGTGCGCTTATCTGACCAGTAGAAGCGGCGGCTCGCCGGGAAAGAAGCTCCTCGGCATGGTTGTTCTACGCGAGGATGGGCAATACCTCAGCTTTGGCATGGCGCTCTTGCGTGAGGTTCTCAAAAATGTCTTCAGCAACATCTGCTTTTTGTTGAACGCTTGGTTGTTGGTTGATCCCCAGCGGCAGCAGCTTTATGACAAAGTCGTGCGGGCCAACGTCTATGAGGCTTCTTGA
- a CDS encoding OmpH family outer membrane protein produces the protein MRLALLFWALAVVAAGFSMASAQALPAGASQPAAPAKTPTAIPTGRVVVVNTLVFGDRIDEFRRQAQKLEEKFKPRTTELENLKKRLEELSQKVQDEKLSVEVRRQAQEQGLALEKEYKRKDEDLRADIDREQQIVLNPLREKVFKFMESYAAARGIIMIIDLGVLAANNNLGMLPYVDNAVDITEDFIKEYNRANPVAPAPAANAKP, from the coding sequence ATGAGATTGGCTTTATTGTTCTGGGCGCTTGCCGTTGTCGCGGCGGGCTTTTCAATGGCTTCAGCACAGGCGCTCCCAGCCGGCGCATCCCAACCTGCTGCGCCAGCTAAAACCCCCACCGCCATTCCAACTGGACGGGTGGTGGTTGTCAACACGCTGGTGTTCGGCGATAGAATCGACGAATTCCGACGGCAGGCGCAAAAGCTGGAAGAAAAGTTCAAACCGCGCACGACTGAGTTGGAAAACCTCAAAAAGCGCCTCGAAGAGCTTAGTCAAAAAGTGCAGGATGAAAAGCTTTCCGTCGAGGTTCGGCGGCAGGCGCAAGAGCAAGGGCTGGCGCTCGAAAAGGAATACAAACGCAAGGACGAAGACCTGCGCGCGGACATTGATCGCGAGCAGCAAATAGTGCTCAACCCCCTGCGTGAAAAAGTCTTTAAGTTTATGGAAAGCTATGCAGCGGCGCGAGGCATTATTATGATCATTGACCTTGGCGTGCTCGCCGCTAACAACAATCTGGGTATGCTGCCCTACGTGGATAATGCGGTGGACATTACAGAAGACTTCATCAAGGAATACAACCGCGCCAACCCTGTAGCTCCGGCTCCGGCGGCCAACGCAAAGCCTTGA
- the lpxD gene encoding UDP-3-O-(3-hydroxymyristoyl)glucosamine N-acyltransferase: MMKLGDLAAALGIPCLGDPEICIIGVAEFETATPAHLTLAMGSRRERLAASQAAAFIVAADTVTDADRARYNLLPSSHPKVTFARAIELLHVPPRRPEGIAPEAYLAPDVVIGAEPSIGPRVVIGRGARLGARVTIHPGVVIGRDVTIGDDTTIFPNVTIYDGVRIGARCILHAGAVIGADGFGYARDADGRHVKIPQVGIVVIEDDVEIGANSTIDRATLGETRIGRGTKIDNLVHIAHNCTIGEESLLAALVGLSGGVKVGRRVTMAGQVGANPQVEVGDGATIAGKTGITKSVAGGETYAGMPIMTLREWKRERIYAARLPYRLPDIEARLAAVEMRLDTILPAAARQPAESEE; this comes from the coding sequence ATGATGAAACTGGGCGATTTAGCCGCCGCACTAGGGATTCCATGTCTTGGCGATCCAGAGATTTGCATCATAGGCGTCGCCGAGTTTGAAACGGCGACGCCTGCTCATCTCACGCTGGCAATGGGGTCACGGCGTGAGCGGTTAGCTGCGTCGCAAGCGGCGGCGTTTATCGTTGCGGCGGACACAGTGACAGACGCTGACCGCGCGCGCTACAACCTGCTGCCCTCCTCCCACCCCAAAGTCACGTTCGCGCGAGCGATTGAACTCCTACACGTTCCACCACGCCGGCCGGAAGGAATCGCCCCGGAAGCCTACCTTGCGCCGGACGTTGTCATCGGCGCTGAACCAAGCATCGGCCCACGTGTCGTCATTGGGCGCGGCGCACGGCTCGGCGCGCGTGTCACGATTCATCCGGGCGTCGTCATCGGACGTGACGTAACCATTGGCGACGACACAACAATTTTTCCGAACGTAACGATTTACGATGGCGTCCGCATCGGCGCGCGCTGCATTCTACACGCCGGGGCTGTCATTGGGGCGGATGGGTTCGGCTACGCCCGCGACGCTGACGGCAGGCACGTCAAAATCCCGCAGGTTGGCATCGTTGTGATTGAAGACGATGTGGAAATTGGCGCCAACTCAACGATTGACCGCGCAACGCTAGGTGAAACGCGCATCGGACGTGGGACGAAGATTGACAACCTTGTACACATTGCGCACAACTGCACGATTGGCGAGGAAAGTTTGTTAGCTGCACTTGTCGGGCTTTCGGGCGGCGTCAAGGTTGGGCGGCGCGTCACTATGGCGGGACAGGTTGGCGCTAACCCGCAGGTTGAAGTCGGCGATGGGGCGACGATTGCTGGCAAGACCGGCATTACAAAGTCGGTGGCAGGGGGAGAAACGTACGCCGGGATGCCGATTATGACGCTGCGCGAATGGAAGCGTGAACGGATTTACGCCGCCCGACTGCCCTACCGTTTGCCGGACATTGAGGCTCGACTAGCAGCGGTTGAGATGCGTCTGGACACCATCCTGCCGGCGGCGGCTCGTCAACCGGCGGAAAGCGAAGAGTAG
- the fabZ gene encoding 3-hydroxyacyl-ACP dehydratase FabZ — protein METVMNVAQIQTFLPHRYPFLLVDRIIALTPGERIVGLKNVTINEPFFQGHFPGMPVMPGVLQIEAMAQTGGLLLLNQIAEPEKKLLLFAGIDDVKFRRPVVPGDTLHIAMTLLRFKGKIARLRGDIKVEGQTVSEATITSVLVDRDSLMTG, from the coding sequence ATGGAAACCGTCATGAACGTCGCCCAGATTCAAACGTTTCTCCCACACCGCTACCCCTTTCTGCTGGTGGATCGCATTATTGCATTGACGCCCGGTGAGCGTATTGTCGGCCTCAAAAATGTCACTATCAATGAGCCGTTTTTCCAAGGGCACTTCCCCGGCATGCCTGTGATGCCCGGCGTGCTGCAAATTGAGGCTATGGCGCAGACCGGTGGATTGCTCCTGCTGAATCAGATCGCCGAACCAGAGAAAAAGCTGTTGCTCTTTGCTGGCATTGACGACGTAAAGTTTCGGCGGCCGGTTGTGCCCGGCGATACGCTCCACATTGCGATGACGCTGCTGCGGTTCAAAGGCAAAATCGCTCGCCTGCGCGGAGACATCAAGGTTGAAGGACAAACGGTTTCTGAGGCAACCATCACCTCCGTACTGGTTGACCGGGACAGTTTGATGACCGGTTAA
- a CDS encoding Uma2 family endonuclease, translated as MSTPLTAIPPRLMTFEEFLDYGEPGVRYELVEGVPVEMPQPNKAHQLIVLALAAYLTRAISEKGLPYVVTLLGVQIDEYMALIPDLVVCRREDAALGADEEEAGVLRVGVPVVLVVEVASENWRDDYGKKRAAYAQRGVAAYVVVDRRRRCMVVYGQPDVAAGQYLEEKTYQEGEVVVLEALGGCELPVREVLAGVFAEDLQRAELERLLAEQAAKLALEARLKEAEVRLKEAEARAEAERQAKLEAEVRAEAERQAKLEAEARAEAERAAREAERQAKEAALQELERLKAKLRDLNPTE; from the coding sequence ATGTCCACGCCGTTGACTGCTATCCCGCCCCGCTTGATGACCTTTGAAGAGTTTTTAGACTACGGCGAACCCGGCGTGCGCTATGAACTCGTCGAAGGTGTCCCCGTCGAGATGCCCCAACCGAACAAAGCCCACCAACTCATCGTGTTGGCCTTGGCGGCCTACCTGACGCGCGCCATCAGCGAGAAGGGGCTGCCGTACGTGGTGACGCTGCTGGGGGTGCAGATTGACGAGTATATGGCGCTGATTCCGGACTTGGTGGTGTGTCGGCGGGAGGATGCGGCGCTGGGGGCGGATGAGGAGGAAGCCGGGGTGCTGCGGGTAGGTGTGCCGGTGGTGTTGGTGGTGGAGGTGGCGAGTGAGAACTGGCGGGACGACTACGGGAAGAAGCGGGCGGCGTACGCGCAGCGGGGTGTGGCGGCGTATGTGGTGGTGGACCGGCGGCGGCGGTGCATGGTGGTGTACGGGCAACCGGATGTAGCGGCGGGGCAGTACTTGGAGGAAAAAACCTATCAAGAGGGCGAGGTCGTGGTGCTGGAGGCGCTGGGCGGGTGTGAGTTGCCGGTGCGGGAGGTGTTGGCGGGGGTGTTTGCGGAGGATTTGCAGCGGGCGGAGTTGGAGCGGTTGTTGGCGGAGCAGGCGGCGAAGTTGGCGTTGGAGGCGCGGTTGAAGGAAGCAGAGGTGCGGTTGAAGGAAGCTGAAGCCCGCGCCGAAGCCGAACGGCAGGCCAAGCTCGAAGCTGAAGTCCGCGCTGAAGCCGAACGGCAAGCCAAGCTCGAAGCTGAAGCCCGCGCCGAAGCCGAACGTGCAGCACGGGAAGCTGAGCGGCAGGCCAAGGAAGCCGCCTTGCAGGAACTCGAACGCCTCAAAGCCAAACTCCGCGACTTGAACCCCACCGAGTAG
- the pgeF gene encoding peptidoglycan editing factor PgeF: protein MFTFRRRGEVAVLVCLPLEAAGFRHGFSTRLGGVSPLPSNALNLGYFAGDTPENVTENRRRFLSVLGESEDRLHTLRQVHGDAVHVLDEVKENEPKPRVGDAWVGRDSARWAAVYTADCQAVLLGCPRTGAFAAVHAGWRGTLARVVERTVARLEAEFGVRPEDLIAALGPAASVAHYEVGGEVVEAFHAAFPTEAADWFHRPAGAQKFHLDIPKANLRQLVRAGVRPERVYASGWCTMARTDLFFSYRRERGRGAVGRLVAAITRAE, encoded by the coding sequence GTGTTTACCTTTCGACGGCGCGGGGAAGTCGCCGTGTTGGTGTGCTTGCCGTTGGAAGCGGCCGGTTTTCGGCACGGCTTTAGCACGCGGTTGGGTGGCGTGAGCCCTCTCCCATCCAATGCGCTCAATCTTGGCTACTTTGCGGGCGACACACCGGAAAACGTGACGGAAAATCGGCGGCGGTTTTTGAGCGTTCTTGGAGAAAGTGAAGATCGGCTGCACACGCTCCGGCAGGTGCACGGCGACGCCGTTCACGTACTAGATGAGGTGAAGGAAAACGAGCCCAAGCCGCGCGTTGGTGACGCTTGGGTGGGACGCGACTCAGCACGGTGGGCGGCTGTGTACACGGCGGATTGTCAGGCGGTGCTGCTGGGATGCCCCCGAACAGGCGCTTTTGCGGCGGTGCATGCCGGCTGGCGCGGGACACTGGCGCGGGTGGTTGAACGGACGGTGGCGCGGTTGGAAGCCGAGTTCGGCGTGCGCCCTGAAGATTTGATAGCGGCGCTAGGGCCGGCGGCAAGCGTAGCACATTACGAAGTTGGGGGAGAGGTGGTTGAGGCGTTTCACGCGGCGTTTCCAACGGAGGCCGCCGATTGGTTCCACCGACCGGCGGGCGCTCAAAAGTTCCACTTGGACATTCCGAAAGCAAACCTGCGGCAGTTGGTACGGGCGGGCGTTCGTCCCGAACGGGTGTACGCTTCGGGGTGGTGCACGATGGCACGAACGGATTTGTTTTTTTCGTACCGGCGGGAGCGCGGGCGCGGTGCGGTCGGGCGCTTGGTCGCCGCCATTACTCGCGCCGAGTGA